One genomic segment of Bacillota bacterium includes these proteins:
- a CDS encoding extracellular solute-binding protein — MKKLRETATLLIVLLMLFALVACVVKSNVSSIEDGGTTITEKSGGESSSTGEVEKTTEGKTVSGTSGTVDKELYPTDKTWEILKAKNAKQVNITVWIPNSATSTMGATIGELAEKYNREQAEKYPGKNITVTVEYQGTATALNTKLQAAIIAGNNPVVSAIGVSSVPLYDSRAVDLRNVFSYEEIQGMNQGFLQYSLCNGKFMLYPYFPSASNILVVNKTLIESKGFTLPTPESIINDPANSNWTWEEFKRIAVGVKTIDAADDSKSIYGFASGSIDPIGMMFQQGGKLYNDTVTAIEFDKDDKFKTGLKFWRSLVTDGAMRNPNSRANHGTIILSEFYSGNVGMIFTTSSNLATMNSKAKEAGFEIEVLPFPKKTNFYVNQGGSGIILLDNRPQAEIEAGTDFLRWLNKPENVAYMCAKSGYLPVNLEASNDPELRKVYEETPALKTVGEYMEKFGIRSPQGKAKAAADKKINDYAKQIWSEIDKPIEDIVNELIKEVTYEIEANK, encoded by the coding sequence ATGAAAAAATTAAGAGAAACTGCAACATTACTAATTGTGCTATTAATGCTATTCGCATTAGTGGCGTGTGTAGTCAAAAGCAACGTGTCAAGTATAGAGGATGGAGGCACAACTATTACGGAAAAAAGTGGGGGTGAGTCATCAAGTACAGGAGAAGTGGAAAAAACTACAGAAGGTAAAACTGTAAGCGGGACATCAGGTACCGTTGATAAGGAGCTGTATCCTACGGATAAGACATGGGAAATACTAAAAGCTAAGAATGCTAAACAGGTAAATATTACAGTATGGATTCCCAATTCTGCTACGTCCACAATGGGCGCAACGATTGGCGAACTTGCTGAAAAATATAACCGCGAGCAGGCTGAAAAGTATCCTGGGAAAAACATTACTGTTACGGTGGAATATCAAGGTACTGCAACTGCATTGAATACGAAATTGCAGGCTGCAATTATTGCCGGTAACAACCCTGTGGTATCTGCCATAGGAGTATCTTCTGTTCCACTTTATGATTCAAGAGCAGTAGATTTACGGAATGTTTTTTCGTACGAGGAAATACAGGGAATGAACCAGGGATTTCTACAATACTCTCTTTGCAACGGAAAGTTCATGTTATACCCATATTTCCCGAGTGCCAGCAATATTTTAGTGGTAAACAAGACGTTAATAGAGTCTAAAGGATTTACCCTGCCGACACCCGAGTCAATTATTAACGATCCCGCAAATTCCAACTGGACATGGGAAGAATTCAAGAGAATAGCTGTAGGAGTTAAAACGATTGATGCGGCTGATGACAGTAAAAGTATTTATGGCTTTGCATCTGGCAGTATAGATCCAATTGGAATGATGTTCCAACAGGGAGGAAAACTTTACAATGATACTGTTACAGCGATTGAATTTGACAAGGACGATAAATTTAAAACAGGACTGAAATTCTGGCGTTCACTTGTGACGGATGGTGCCATGAGAAATCCTAATTCGAGGGCGAACCATGGTACGATTATTTTATCCGAGTTTTATTCTGGCAATGTTGGAATGATTTTTACTACAAGTTCAAACTTAGCAACGATGAATTCCAAGGCAAAAGAGGCAGGTTTTGAAATTGAAGTACTGCCTTTCCCGAAGAAGACAAACTTCTATGTAAACCAGGGTGGTTCAGGCATAATCCTTCTTGATAATAGACCTCAGGCAGAAATTGAAGCCGGTACAGACTTTTTAAGATGGCTCAACAAACCCGAAAACGTAGCTTATATGTGTGCAAAATCCGGTTACCTCCCAGTCAACTTGGAAGCCTCAAACGACCCGGAACTCCGAAAGGTCTACGAAGAAACTCCCGCATTGAAAACGGTTGGTGAGTACATGGAGAAGTTTGGCATAAGATCACCGCAGGGCAAGGCAAAAGCCGCAGCTGACAAAAAGATAAACGATTATGCTAAGCAGATTTGGTCAGAGATTGACAAGCCAATCGAAGATATAGTTAATGAATTAATAAAGGAAGTTACCTATGAAATCGAGGCAAACAAGTAA
- a CDS encoding Gfo/Idh/MocA family oxidoreductase: MRKDNGPITFSIIGLGGRGSVYLNALEEGFKGSYVIKGVAEPDKSKQVWIKEKFGLSEDCIFETDEEFLEQERLSDVAIVSTQDRLHKREVMKLLDKGYDIILEKPISTSLDDVMEVYWHAKKYPHQTVVVCHVLRYALFFNTIKKIIESREIGNVVTIAHNENIGYYHFVHSYVRGPWNNSSTSAPLMVTKSCHDMDILLYLLGDKHARRISSFGGLSYFSKKNFDGDKMAEYCVDCSVEKTCPYSAIKIYTGNKIKSVVFDLSSVEKVRENLGSSRYGRCVFNCDNNVVDHQSTIIEFDDAITATFSLSAFTAKVNRTLKVTCEKGEIRAAEKPYVIEVTNFLTGETKKLNLNIGESGHGGGDKGFIANFMKAYQKGDMLTSTLEQSIESHVMAFLAEKSRIEGGAPQNVSHYMDYILKF; the protein is encoded by the coding sequence ATGCGTAAAGATAATGGCCCTATAACTTTTTCAATAATTGGTTTGGGTGGACGCGGAAGCGTCTACCTAAACGCATTGGAGGAAGGCTTTAAGGGTAGTTATGTCATTAAGGGTGTAGCCGAGCCCGACAAGTCAAAACAAGTATGGATAAAAGAAAAATTCGGACTTTCTGAGGATTGTATTTTTGAAACCGACGAAGAATTCCTTGAACAAGAAAGGCTTTCGGATGTCGCAATTGTGTCGACGCAAGATAGGCTCCATAAAAGGGAAGTGATGAAGCTTCTCGATAAGGGATATGATATAATACTCGAGAAGCCTATCTCCACAAGTCTTGATGATGTTATGGAAGTGTATTGGCATGCGAAGAAATATCCACATCAGACCGTGGTGGTGTGCCATGTATTGAGATACGCATTGTTTTTCAATACTATAAAAAAAATAATTGAATCAAGAGAAATTGGGAATGTCGTAACAATAGCGCACAACGAGAACATTGGTTATTATCACTTTGTCCACAGTTACGTTAGGGGACCCTGGAACAATTCCTCTACCAGTGCGCCGCTTATGGTGACAAAGAGCTGCCATGACATGGATATCTTGCTGTATCTTCTCGGTGACAAGCATGCAAGACGTATTTCCTCATTCGGGGGATTATCGTATTTTAGCAAGAAGAATTTTGACGGAGATAAAATGGCGGAATACTGCGTGGATTGCAGTGTTGAAAAGACTTGCCCATATTCTGCAATAAAAATTTACACTGGGAATAAAATCAAGTCGGTTGTCTTTGACTTGTCAAGCGTAGAAAAAGTGCGCGAAAACCTTGGTTCTTCAAGGTATGGGCGATGTGTATTCAACTGCGATAATAATGTAGTTGACCATCAATCCACAATAATAGAGTTCGACGACGCCATAACCGCTACCTTTTCGTTGAGTGCCTTCACCGCAAAAGTCAACAGGACGCTAAAGGTAACTTGCGAGAAAGGCGAAATAAGGGCAGCGGAAAAGCCTTACGTAATTGAGGTAACTAATTTTTTGACTGGTGAAACAAAAAAACTTAACTTAAATATTGGTGAGAGCGGACATGGTGGCGGCGACAAAGGGTTTATTGCGAATTTTATGAAGGCATACCAAAAAGGCGATATGCTTACTTCGACTCTTGAACAATCGATTGAATCACATGTTATGGCATTCCTGGCGGAAAAGTCGCGGATAGAGGGCGGGGCTCCGCAAAATGTCTCACATTATATGGATTATATATTGAAATTTTAA
- a CDS encoding RDD family protein — MNNEYEVAQPSTRIVAFIIDFLAVFLLWYLFTERDLEKVNAFLETLDPAVEGSGDILAEEVARLYVIFILKFIFVQTLYYTVVPAIIGRGKTLGKLIFGISMLDAGTLKEVAPGKLIVREFLLRCLFETLLVVPSIVSAFLVLFTKNTSAVHDLWAKTVVVKDSSFIYDEDE, encoded by the coding sequence ATGAATAACGAATATGAAGTTGCCCAACCCTCAACGAGAATAGTTGCATTCATTATTGACTTTTTGGCAGTTTTTTTGTTGTGGTATCTTTTTACTGAAAGAGATTTGGAAAAGGTTAATGCGTTTTTAGAGACACTTGATCCTGCCGTTGAGGGTTCAGGGGATATTTTAGCCGAGGAAGTTGCAAGGCTATATGTAATTTTTATTCTGAAATTTATTTTTGTGCAAACCCTGTATTACACGGTTGTACCTGCTATCATCGGCAGGGGGAAAACGCTTGGTAAGTTGATTTTCGGAATAAGCATGCTTGATGCAGGAACATTGAAGGAAGTAGCTCCGGGTAAGTTGATAGTGAGGGAGTTTTTGCTCAGATGCTTGTTTGAAACACTCCTTGTCGTTCCATCTATTGTTTCAGCCTTCCTGGTACTTTTTACGAAAAATACATCGGCGGTTCATGATCTCTGGGCAAAAACCGTGGTAGTTAAGGATTCATCTTTTATATACGACGAAGATGAATAA
- a CDS encoding alkaline phosphatase family protein yields MREKKIVYINLDGFSYSYFEQLKKNGGAQGFCSLAQEGILFKNLRSGLVSITNPMQCAILSGAWSNKTHNFYQHYDPKTREVVKHYRTFDAENIAEVFIKNNKKVVSIHQFMLENNPCMEGEFDRAYIKSAVPRSTYADRFAILKKLVLKEPVKSGEEYFVYNEFPDFVALYVDDLDALGHNCDYDGYPRRHTPEERYFDIEKRLKGIETEIVSFVSLCKAEGIYGQLLILITTDHGMTPFFGKSKLPDLIREINALGIKTDTPDTVDDKTQVVALPYTIECSLYYQKPLSAENEELLTALLNSLDYIDKVFTKSQMVNEYGFDERGPQFLLSPKYGMHFYHRDLEEGYYGASHDSFDETSQHIFGLLLGESVLPSECNERVYAIDLLPGVLKHACGLEMKDATGRIFENWFR; encoded by the coding sequence ATGAGGGAAAAAAAGATTGTATACATAAACCTGGATGGGTTTTCGTACTCATATTTCGAGCAGCTCAAAAAAAATGGAGGTGCACAGGGCTTTTGCTCATTGGCGCAGGAAGGGATATTATTTAAAAACTTGCGCAGTGGTCTGGTTTCAATTACAAATCCTATGCAGTGTGCGATTCTGTCAGGCGCCTGGAGCAACAAAACCCATAATTTCTATCAGCATTACGACCCGAAAACAAGGGAAGTTGTCAAGCACTATCGCACATTTGATGCAGAAAACATAGCCGAGGTTTTTATTAAAAACAACAAGAAAGTTGTGTCTATTCACCAATTTATGCTGGAAAACAACCCCTGCATGGAAGGTGAGTTTGACCGGGCATATATTAAATCTGCCGTTCCCCGCAGCACTTATGCTGACCGCTTTGCCATTTTAAAAAAATTGGTACTGAAGGAACCGGTAAAATCTGGCGAGGAGTACTTTGTGTATAACGAATTTCCGGACTTTGTTGCGCTGTATGTTGATGACCTAGATGCACTCGGTCACAATTGCGATTACGATGGGTATCCCAGGAGACATACACCCGAGGAAAGATATTTCGATATTGAAAAAAGGTTAAAGGGTATAGAGACTGAGATAGTTTCATTTGTCAGCCTGTGCAAAGCGGAGGGTATTTACGGCCAATTGCTTATACTTATAACGACAGATCATGGTATGACCCCCTTTTTCGGAAAATCTAAGTTGCCTGATCTTATAAGAGAAATAAACGCATTGGGAATAAAGACCGATACTCCTGATACTGTGGACGACAAAACGCAGGTTGTAGCGCTGCCTTATACTATCGAATGCTCACTGTATTATCAAAAACCATTATCGGCTGAGAATGAAGAGCTGCTTACAGCACTTCTCAATTCGCTTGACTATATCGATAAAGTATTCACAAAATCGCAGATGGTAAATGAGTACGGCTTTGACGAGCGGGGCCCCCAATTTTTACTGTCGCCTAAATACGGCATGCATTTTTATCATCGTGATTTGGAAGAGGGATATTACGGGGCGAGCCATGATTCCTTCGATGAAACCTCGCAGCATATTTTCGGGCTGCTTCTAGGTGAAAGCGTTTTACCCTCGGAATGTAATGAAAGGGTATATGCCATAGATCTTCTTCCCGGAGTGTTGAAACATGCCTGCGGACTTGAAATGAAGGACGCAACGGGGAGAATCTTTGAAAACTGGTTCAGGTAA
- a CDS encoding nucleotidyl transferase AbiEii/AbiGii toxin family protein — protein sequence MADLAHLVLDRLKNKSRSTGKDFQLTLQLFCQEEFLRRLQHSQYSKNLILKGGLFLYSISGFESRPTRDVDFLIKNMSNTPDIIASLIRLSRVEVSQPVLPI from the coding sequence ATGGCCGATTTGGCGCATTTAGTACTCGACAGGCTGAAAAACAAGTCCAGAAGTACCGGGAAGGATTTTCAGCTTACTCTGCAATTGTTCTGCCAGGAGGAGTTTTTAAGAAGGCTGCAGCATTCACAATACAGCAAGAACCTTATACTGAAGGGTGGTTTATTCCTCTACAGCATTAGCGGCTTTGAGAGCAGGCCGACAAGAGATGTAGATTTCCTGATAAAAAACATGTCTAATACTCCGGATATTATAGCATCGTTAATTAGACTTTCAAGAGTAGAAGTATCCCAACCAGTCCTTCCAATATAA
- a CDS encoding type IV toxin-antitoxin system AbiEi family antitoxin domain-containing protein, giving the protein MKQYDAIKEIFKKQNGIARTSDITSHGIHNAYLDDLCKKGMVSRIKRGVYEWTEDGTKDDLEIIHRLFPDCVVCMHSALSYYGYTDRTPDAWHLAFNRDINKKRLKINYPPIKPYYVMPHILKLGVAQEGMNNSPVRIYDRERTICDVLRYSNKIDQEILNKAIQNYLKDSSRDIRKLIMYSKNLRVYKKVQQWMGVWL; this is encoded by the coding sequence ATGAAACAATATGATGCAATTAAAGAAATATTTAAAAAACAAAACGGAATAGCGAGAACCTCAGACATAACAAGCCATGGTATACACAATGCATACCTGGACGACCTGTGTAAAAAGGGTATGGTATCCAGGATTAAAAGGGGTGTATATGAGTGGACCGAGGATGGAACAAAGGATGACCTGGAAATCATCCACAGGCTCTTTCCCGATTGCGTTGTCTGTATGCACAGCGCTCTTTCATATTACGGTTATACCGACAGGACTCCAGATGCATGGCATCTGGCATTTAACAGGGATATTAACAAGAAAAGACTGAAAATCAACTATCCACCCATTAAACCCTATTATGTCATGCCACATATTCTTAAGCTAGGTGTAGCTCAAGAGGGTATGAATAATAGTCCTGTCCGCATATATGACAGGGAAAGGACGATTTGCGATGTTCTTCGATATTCCAATAAAATCGACCAGGAGATTCTGAATAAAGCCATTCAGAACTACCTCAAAGATAGTTCCAGAGATATCCGGAAGCTGATTATGTACTCAAAAAATCTCCGCGTATATAAAAAAGTACAACAATGGATGGGAGTGTGGCTATAA